From Rutidosis leptorrhynchoides isolate AG116_Rl617_1_P2 chromosome 3, CSIRO_AGI_Rlap_v1, whole genome shotgun sequence, a single genomic window includes:
- the LOC139900103 gene encoding uncharacterized protein: MIGLLTCDCLRCSFSEAVEIISKNLDSRFKEVIQVPKELGFFGLKPCHLKGGKMFESFVPLFNFIETFVIVSTSKLAGTVNWGTTMVVGVFVGLLYGGMKEASASVSKDTEVTLKLGSTPDKREQYRLMRDAMEKRFIRITRGSIVGSVRLGMFTAVFYGLQNILADKRGVHDVYNIVGAGSTTAATFGLIMPGSLAWRGRNVMLGSVLGATFCFPLG; encoded by the exons ATGATTGGTTTGCTTACTTGTGATTGTTTGCGGTGCTCTTTTTCCGAGGCAGTGGAGATTATTAGCAAAAATCTAGATAGTAGGTTTAAAGAAGTCATTCAGGTACCTAAAGAG TTAGGATTTTTTGGATTGAAGCCGTGTCACTTAAAAG GTGGTAAAATGTTTGAGTCATTTGTGCCACTGTTTAATTTTATTGAAACTTTTGTGATTGTG AGTACTTCAAAATTGGCTGGAACTGTGAACTGGGGTACAACAATGGTTGTTGGAGTATTTGTTGGCTTATTATATGGAGGCATGAAAGAAGCCTCTGCTTCTGTT AGCAAGGATACCGAGGTAACATTAAAACTAGGGAGCACACCTGACAAGCGAGAACAATATCGATTGATGAGAGATGCAATGGAGAAAAGGTTTATTAGAATTACACGCGGTTCGATAGTAGGCAGTGTTCGGCTTGGTATGTTTACAGCTGTGTTTTACGGCTTGCAAAATATTCTAGCTGATAAAAGAGGAGTTCACGACGTTTATAATATTGTTGGAGCTGGTTCTACAACCGCAGCCACATTCGGTCTAATCA TGCCTGGATCACTTGCATGGCGTGGAAGGAACGTTATGTTGGGTTCAGTATTGGGCGCAACGTTCTGCTTCCCTTTAGGTTAG